A genome region from Penicillium psychrofluorescens genome assembly, chromosome: 3 includes the following:
- a CDS encoding uncharacterized protein (ID:PFLUO_005667-T1.cds;~source:funannotate), with protein MTITDDWPALSDMLYLVMTRNVTALAALMKSEDGAASTSQDSLQGIKCGDKTVRAPTLEQFMPVVERAYHTSRVAGDVNVHVNMECAQWKMSAKEHYMGDFRVKTLHPALLIGNTWDPVTPFVSAQNVSDALEGSVLLRHNGYGDYFLHGTLPPKGKVCQPSVPPFSNKDWKDVFPQP; from the exons ATGACGAT TACAGACGACTGGCCGGCCTTATCGGACATGCTCTACTTGGTAATGACTCGAAATGTGACCGCGTTGGCTGCGTTAATGAAGTCTGAGGACGGCGCCGCCTCCACTTCCCAGGATTCGCTCCAGGGAATCAAGTGTGGCGACAAAACCGTGCGAGCACCTACCTTAGAGCAATTTATGCCTGTCGTTGAGCGGGCATACCATACGAGCCGCGTGGCAGGCGACGTCAACGTCCACGTCAATATGGAGTGTGCGCAGTGGAAGATGTCGGCTAAGGAGCACTACATGGGCGACTTCCGGGTTAAGACTCTCCATCCAGCATTGCTGATTGGCAACACCTGGGATCCAGTGACTCCCTTTGTGTCGGCGCAAAACGTGAGCGATGCGCTGGAGGGAAgtgttcttcttcggcacAACGGATACGGA GACTATTTCCTGCATGGCACGCTGCCCCCGAAAGGAAAGGTTTGCCAGCCGAGTGTCCCACCATTCTCGAACAAGGACTGGAAGGACGTGTTCCCGCAGCCTTAG
- a CDS encoding uncharacterized protein (ID:PFLUO_005668-T1.cds;~source:funannotate), which yields MMKFVTFLGLLLAGAHAQQAANCEYQSLKCGSVLLAAPYSYTSAQLIAAVNDTASIPVLTTAELSATIFHCYDILGDLTGNSYCFAGCDTKPGTRNDQCIL from the exons ATGATGAAATTTGTTACATTCTTGGGTCTTCTCCTGGCCGGAGCGCATGCCCAGCAGGCTGCCAATTGCGAGTACCAGTCGCTAAAGTGCGGCTCTGTGCTGCTTGCTGCTCCTTACA GCTATACATCTGCTCAGTTGATAGCAGCCGTCAATGACACAGCCTCTATCCCAGTCCTGACGACCGCCGAGTTGTCCGCAACCATATTCCACTGTTACGATATTCTAGGCGATCTCACCGGCAACTCGTATTGCTTCGCCGGTTGCGACACCAAGCCCGGCACGCGCAACGACCAATGTATCCTGTAG